GGTCAGACGCACCAGCCGGATGAACTCGGCCAGGTTGCATTTCTTAACGGCAATAACATCGAGCAAGCCGTCATCGATACGCGCCCCCGGAGCCAGCTTCTCGAAGCCGCCGACCGAATTCGTGTTGGCGATCAGGAAGAGCATGAACTCGTCATGGATCATCTCCTGGCCGTTCGCGCGGATATACAGCTCTTGTGGAGCAAGGCTGGCCATCTTCTCGATCCCCTTCAGGTAATAGGCAAGCTGACCCATCATGGTCTTCAGCTTGCTGGGGACCTCATAGGTCAGCTCCGTCAGCTGTCCGCCGCCTGCTATATTAATGAAGTAACGGTCATTGGCTTTGCCGAGATCAATCAAGCGCGCTTCCTGACGCAGAATCAGGTCGCAGGCTTCCTCCCAATTCTTCGGAATGCCCATGGCCCGCGCGAAATCATTCGTTGTTCCCAGCGGTAATATGCCTAGCGGCGGAAGGTTCGGCTTCTCCGCCATCCCGTTAATCACTTCATTGAGCGTACCGTCGCCTCCGGCAGCTATGATCAGATCATAAGTACCGCGTTCCACAGCCTGGGCTGCAGCCGCAGTAGCATCGCCCTCTCCCGTTGTTGCATGGCAGGTAGCTTCGATACCGCCCATATCCAGCCGGTCAAGAATATCGGCGAGTCGTCTTTTCATTTCTTCCCGACCAGAAGTGGGATTATAAATCAATCTCGCAGTTTTCATTACCGGAACGCCACCTGTTTATATAATGGATAACTTTACTGATTATACCCAATTCTGTACCCCACAAGCAATGTCAGGGGGTCAGCTCCATTACCCGCGTACGAATTAACGTTGGCTCTCAAGTCTCCAGGCGCTGGAGCGCTGCTTCCACCTGCCGCTGAATCCAGCGCGGCAGCAGCGGATGCGGCAGCAGTGTCTGGCCGGAATAGGCATACTCAAGCCCCTCAAGCCGCTGCGGAATAACCACCTTAGTGAAGTACCCCTCACTCAAAAAAAGCGGAGCCACCAGCACATCATAGCCCTGCTCCTGCCAATGCTCCACCCGGCTTCTCAGGCTGTCCGGGTTCAACAGCCCGTAATCAGCTGCAGCCAGCCCGCTAACCTCCCGTACCCGCGCAGCAAGCGAAGAGATTCCCTGCTCCCAGCGCTGCCGGAAGCCGTTATGCCTGCTGCCGTGTCCGACCAGCAGTACCATCTCCCGTCCGGGATGCTGCGACAGTTCCCGAAGCTTATCCCACAGCATCTGCGCAATATCGGGATCATCATCGACAGGATAGCCATAATGAACCTTCGCGGCAACCCTGAACGGCGCAAGGTCGGTCTCCCGCTCAGGAACCGGCTTAGCGCCCAGTGCATACTCTATCTCATCGACATGCGTACTGCCGGAAGAAACAAACAAGGGGATCACAATAATATCTGTGACCCCTGCATGTTCCAGCTTATCAATTCCATCCTGTATCAATCGTCCTTCTACCAGCTCAAGGAAAGCCACTGCCACCGGCAGCTCCTCCCGGAGCATGAGATGGCTCACTGCCTCATCAACCATCGACACCCAGGCCTGATCCCGGGAGCCGTGACTGATTAACAATACACCCGGAACCATGGATTACCGGCCCAGACGTTCCAGCGTAAGCTTATAACCGTCATTGCCATAGTTCAGGCAGCGCTTCACACGGGAGATTGTTGCTGTACTTGCCCCCGTCTCGGCTTCAATCTGATTATATGTAGACCCCTTGCCCAGCATCCGCGCAACCTCAAGGCGCTGTGAGAGCGATTGAATTTCGTTCACGGTGCACAAATCATCAAAGAATACATAGCATTCTTCCATATTTTTCAATGTTAAAATAGCCTCAAATAATTGATCGATACTTTTATCGTTTAGCTTCTTTAGCTGCATCGCCCTATCATCCCCTAAGCATTAACTTAATATGACTATCTTGCCTCTACTATATTGTACTGGAGCACATTTTTCAAGCATTAACGGTTTCACGCTGTAAAGAGTGAAACCGACGGACAAACGTCCACCCCAGGCGCACACCGTAGCCGGGGTTAATTCTAATCTATTTCCGGCTTCCAGGTTAGACCGCCTTACTCATAGTACTACAAAACCGTGCAAAATCAAGCATGGACACGGTTTCTTCACTTCCTTCTTCCGTTCTATAGGCATCCGCCCTTTTCCGCTGGTATCCCGGTTACCCGGGCATTCGTCTATACCGTCTGTTCGCCCATGACATACAGTATAGCAAACCACTAACGAAGGAATGTGATCCTATGCCTCAGCATTACTATAATCATTCCCGCCAGCAAGGCCGTTCCCTGGCTGAACCCTACAATCCGTCGCCTTACCCGGGACTATCTGCTTATACACCTGCCCCGCTTCCCGGAGAACCTGAGCTGCTGCCTGCTTATGGTGCTGAAGTCACCGAGACGGCACTCGCGCTCCCTGCTGCAGAAGCTTCTACCGCGAAGGCCGGAGGCCTCCTGGGCGGACTCGGCAATCTTGGAAGTCTGGCGAATATGGAACAGCTCAAGGGAATCGTTGACCGGATGGGCGGTATTGACGGAATAGTCAACACCATGGGCAAGGTGCAGAAGGTGATGCAGGGCTTCTCACAGATGGCTCCGATGGTGAAGCTAGTGATGGGCGGCTTCGGCAAAGGCAAGGGAAGCGGAGCGGGAGAGCTCGCCGCCGAGGAGGATGCAGCCCTCTATAGCCCCAAACGGCGCAAAAAAAGACGCCCCGCCCCGAAGCGCCGCCATACCACCTCCAAAAAGCGTAAATCCGGCGGGCCTTCCTCCGTTAAGCGCCGCCGTTCCTAAGCGGCGGCGTTTAACGCGCTTTTCCCGTTACTTAAACCAGCCGCTCCGCCGGAACCAGCCGAACATTCCGATTCCCAGCACCAGCATAAGCAGCAGCACTGCGAAATAGCTGTATTTCCATTCCAGCTCCGGCATCACCCTGAAGTTCATTCCATAGATTCCGGCGATCAGCGTCAGCGGCATGAATACCGTGGTAATCACCGTGAGTGTCTTCATGATGGAATTCATCCGGTTGGAGTTGAGCGAGATATAGCTGTCACGCAGGTCGGCGGTCATTTCCCGGTCAACTTCAATCATGTCGGTCAGCTTCAGCAGGTGATCGTAGATATCGCCGAAGTAGACCCGTTCCTCCCCGTTACTCTGTACATGCTGCGAATTGACAATCCGGTACATCAGATCACGCATTGGCACAATTGTCCGCCGCAGCTTCAGCAGCCTTCCGCGCACATTGAAGACTTGGCTCATCAGCTCTTCCACCGATTCGTTACCGCCCTGGCTCTCCAGATCCGCGAGTTCATCCTCCAGCGTATACAGGGACGGGAAATACCTGTCGACCAGCTTGTCCATCACGGTATAAGCAGCGGCCATCGGCCCGCCCGACCAGCCCTTGCGGCTATGAATCTCAGCTTTGACCATCTGCCACGCTTCCTCCATCTCCGGCTTGTCCTGATGATGGTAGGAGACGAGGAACTTCGGGCTGAGGAACAGGTCGATCTCTTCAGCCTCCAGCGTCCGCTCATTCAGCGAATGCAGCACGAAGAACTGCACATCCTCGTAATAATCCAGCTTCGGCCGCTGCAAGACATGCATACAATCTTCAATCGCCAGCGGGTGAAAATGAAAATAGGTGTCCAGCCTCAAGGTTTCTTCCTCCGTCGGCATAGCGAAATCCGCCCAGATCCAGGAATAATCATCCAGGATGATATCCTGAAGCTGCAGATCGGTCAGTACTTCACCTGTATGCGTTACGGCAAGTGTTCGTATCATAATATAATTCCTCCGCCCTATGTAGGCAATCCGCAGCAGAGCCGCGCTATTCTAGTTGCTTTCTCCCATTGTACCGCATGTCCCCGCAAAAAAATAACCGCCAGCCCGCTGAACAGCGGCTCCGGAGGTTTCTTGGGTCTTGCCTCTATAGTTGACGATGCCATTTGCTCTGAAGGGCCCGGACCCATAGTCCCGTATCCGGCTTAGCGGCCCAAGCCTTCCAGCACCTCCAGATGCAGCACCTGCAGGAATTTCTTAATGTTCACCTTCACCTTGCCGCTATCCCGGCCCTGTTCAATCTCCTTCATCTTCAGGCGCACCTCTTCAAAGTCGAAATACAGCGGCGCATAATGCTCGAACTTCGGATTCCCGTAATCCGTCAGACCGATGGACGCGAGACTTGTCAGACCCGCCGCCAAGGCGCGGCGCAGACGCTGTTCGATAGCCTTGACCTCTTTGGCTGCCTCCGCAGGCACCGGTCTGTACTTGGCAGCAGTCAGCTCATACAGTTCCTTCAGGGATGGAAGACTTCCGCTCTTCCCTTCCGCTACCGCCAGTTCCATGATCGTGATAATATCACGGCTGCCATTCTCCGAAATCATGCCCATATTCATCAGAATCGGCTGGACAATTTCCTTAACGGTCCGCTTGCCCGGCGGCAGCTGCGGCAGTCCGAACTGCAGGCCCTCCAGCTTGCCCAGCGTCAGCTTGATCTCATCCAGATAACGGCCCATGGCGTAACGTTCATTCACTTTATATAGAACAGATTCGACTTCAATCTTATTGATCGGCTTGCGGATGAAGAATTCAATTCCGCTCCTGTAGGCGCGGCTGACCATATCCCCGTTCTCAATCTGCGAGATCATGACGAATTTGGAGCGGCAGCCCTGTGCCTGAAGAGAGAGGATAGTCTCAATCCCGTCCTGGTCCGGCATCAGCAGATCCATCAGCACAATGTCCGGGGTCTCGCTCAGGATCAGAGCAACCCCTTCCTGTCCGCTCGCTGCAGTACCCGTCACCTCACCAAGCCCGCTGTCCTCAATAATATGCTGCAGCATTCTTCTCGCCGACGCGTCGTCATCTACAATACAGAATGATAGCGGCATCCTCTATTCCTCCTTCCGCAGCTTCATGCTCGGCACTGTAATCTGGAACATCGCCCCTCCGGTATGCGATACCGGCTGAACCGTAATGCTTCCCTCGAACATATTCACTATATCCCGTACATGAGAGAGCCCGATCCCTGTGGCAGCGATGCCCTCTTCATCGAATTTCGTGGTGAAGCCCGGCTCGAACAGCAGGTGGAGATCATGCTCCCCGATGCCCGTCCCGCTATCAGTCACTGTCAGAATCGTCATACCGTCCTGCTCAAAAGCGTTCAGATGGATGCTGCCTGTTCCTTGGATGACTTCCACCGCATTGGCGGTGAGATTGTTAAGCAGGGTCAATAGAGGAATGTAGCTGTCGGTTGTGTAATCGGAGGTGATGCGAATATGGAACTTAATCTCTTTGCCCAGCATTTCCGCATATTTGGCATTGCTCTTGACCGCGAACTGCAGAATGCCCGATAACGGCATGTCCCCGTTCACCTCACGCTCCACCAGCTTCACCAGTCCTGCCAGAATCCGCTGCGAATCCTTCTTCACCTCATGGAGCTGCTGGGTGATGTCGAGTACCTGCCGGCTGTAACGCCTCGTACCTTCCCCGTCCTTCAGCTTACTGTACAGCTCGAAGCTGTTCAGCGTTACCTGCTCCAGGGTGCCTATAGACTTCTTCAGATAGAACACTTCCCCGTACAAGCCGGAGCCGAATCCAAGCATCTGTTGGGTCCGTTCATGCTGCTCCCGCTCCCGGATACGCAGCTGGCTGACAGAGATGCTGCTGTATACGCCAGTGGTGAAATACGTTCGCAAGACCGCAATTGCCATCAGGTACGTCCACTCGTTCAGCCGGAAGGTAGCCGAATCCAGCACAATCAGCCGGGTCAGCAGCTCCATTTCATTGGACAGGAGATCGATCACCGCAGCAACGGCGCCCAGCACCAGCGGATGGAAGGTATCGATCCGGCTCTTGATGATATGCATCAGTGCGCCGAACACCATGTAATAGATCATTGCCGAGAAGTGGCTGCTAAGGCTCTGCTCTACCGTCAGTCCGCTTCCCTCCACCATATCCA
The window above is part of the Paenibacillus sp. FSL H8-0048 genome. Proteins encoded here:
- a CDS encoding diacylglycerol kinase — encoded protein: MKTARLIYNPTSGREEMKRRLADILDRLDMGGIEATCHATTGEGDATAAAAQAVERGTYDLIIAAGGDGTLNEVINGMAEKPNLPPLGILPLGTTNDFARAMGIPKNWEEACDLILRQEARLIDLGKANDRYFINIAGGGQLTELTYEVPSKLKTMMGQLAYYLKGIEKMASLAPQELYIRANGQEMIHDEFMLFLIANTNSVGGFEKLAPGARIDDGLLDVIAVKKCNLAEFIRLVRLTIRGEHLSDKKVVHFRTDAMEVTSPGHVQLNLDGELGGTLPGNFSILPQHLRIFAQNS
- a CDS encoding sirohydrochlorin chelatase encodes the protein MVPGVLLISHGSRDQAWVSMVDEAVSHLMLREELPVAVAFLELVEGRLIQDGIDKLEHAGVTDIIVIPLFVSSGSTHVDEIEYALGAKPVPERETDLAPFRVAAKVHYGYPVDDDPDIAQMLWDKLRELSQHPGREMVLLVGHGSRHNGFRQRWEQGISSLAARVREVSGLAAADYGLLNPDSLRSRVEHWQEQGYDVLVAPLFLSEGYFTKVVIPQRLEGLEYAYSGQTLLPHPLLPRWIQRQVEAALQRLET
- a CDS encoding YerC/YecD family TrpR-related protein, with protein sequence MQLKKLNDKSIDQLFEAILTLKNMEECYVFFDDLCTVNEIQSLSQRLEVARMLGKGSTYNQIEAETGASTATISRVKRCLNYGNDGYKLTLERLGR
- a CDS encoding tyrosine protein kinase codes for the protein MPQHYYNHSRQQGRSLAEPYNPSPYPGLSAYTPAPLPGEPELLPAYGAEVTETALALPAAEASTAKAGGLLGGLGNLGSLANMEQLKGIVDRMGGIDGIVNTMGKVQKVMQGFSQMAPMVKLVMGGFGKGKGSGAGELAAEEDAALYSPKRRKKRRPAPKRRHTTSKKRKSGGPSSVKRRRS
- the corA gene encoding magnesium/cobalt transporter CorA, translated to MIRTLAVTHTGEVLTDLQLQDIILDDYSWIWADFAMPTEEETLRLDTYFHFHPLAIEDCMHVLQRPKLDYYEDVQFFVLHSLNERTLEAEEIDLFLSPKFLVSYHHQDKPEMEEAWQMVKAEIHSRKGWSGGPMAAAYTVMDKLVDRYFPSLYTLEDELADLESQGGNESVEELMSQVFNVRGRLLKLRRTIVPMRDLMYRIVNSQHVQSNGEERVYFGDIYDHLLKLTDMIEVDREMTADLRDSYISLNSNRMNSIMKTLTVITTVFMPLTLIAGIYGMNFRVMPELEWKYSYFAVLLLMLVLGIGMFGWFRRSGWFK
- a CDS encoding response regulator, yielding MPLSFCIVDDDASARRMLQHIIEDSGLGEVTGTAASGQEGVALILSETPDIVLMDLLMPDQDGIETILSLQAQGCRSKFVMISQIENGDMVSRAYRSGIEFFIRKPINKIEVESVLYKVNERYAMGRYLDEIKLTLGKLEGLQFGLPQLPPGKRTVKEIVQPILMNMGMISENGSRDIITIMELAVAEGKSGSLPSLKELYELTAAKYRPVPAEAAKEVKAIEQRLRRALAAGLTSLASIGLTDYGNPKFEHYAPLYFDFEEVRLKMKEIEQGRDSGKVKVNIKKFLQVLHLEVLEGLGR
- a CDS encoding ATP-binding protein, producing MGQSILRMKAVQILLVAAVTAVAGEFKINPFDGDVFRIAMGSSAFLLFLLLMRQLPYIRTGCATGVVVLLFRTAMDMVEGSGLTVEQSLSSHFSAMIYYMVFGALMHIIKSRIDTFHPLVLGAVAAVIDLLSNEMELLTRLIVLDSATFRLNEWTYLMAIAVLRTYFTTGVYSSISVSQLRIREREQHERTQQMLGFGSGLYGEVFYLKKSIGTLEQVTLNSFELYSKLKDGEGTRRYSRQVLDITQQLHEVKKDSQRILAGLVKLVEREVNGDMPLSGILQFAVKSNAKYAEMLGKEIKFHIRITSDYTTDSYIPLLTLLNNLTANAVEVIQGTGSIHLNAFEQDGMTILTVTDSGTGIGEHDLHLLFEPGFTTKFDEEGIAATGIGLSHVRDIVNMFEGSITVQPVSHTGGAMFQITVPSMKLRKEE